In a genomic window of Trichoderma atroviride chromosome 4, complete sequence:
- a CDS encoding uncharacterized protein (SECRETED:SignalP(1-28)), translating into MTRRDLTAFAIVGSLMATFLTQRPVTQQETLIGGRNNTVLVLTDSHPGLCNAHLAAVSELIESHPSLEVHYASFPSLANKLGRIEMNAKAKNPYAKVHWYEFNAPSLAEEAGVHKGGPSGIRTPPGLPGLHAFGDIISFFTAAWSKEAHLEIYRSIVDIIDEVDPSLIVLDPWFRPGVDAARSLNRRRAYVSPNALLDDLSVRQPLGAHFWKYPG; encoded by the coding sequence ATGACTCGACGGGACCTGACAGCTTTTGCCATTGTCGGCTCGCTCATGGCGACGTTTCTAACACAACGGCCAGTCACACAGCAAGAGACATTGATCGGTGGCCGCAATAACaccgtcctcgtcctcaccGATAGCCACCCTGGGCTGTGCAACGCTCACCTGGCCGCAGTCTCCGAGCTGATCGAGAGCCATCCGTCACTGGAAGTTCACTATGCATCCTTTCCTAGCCTGGCAAACAAGCTTGGGCGCATCGAGATGaatgcaaaagcaaaaaaccCGTATGCCAAAGTGCATTGGTATGAGTTCAATGCTCCCAGTCTcgcagaagaggctggagTCCACAAGGGTGGCCCTAGCGGGATCAGGACTCCTCCAGGGCTGCCAGGGCTGCATGCATTTGGAGACATCATCTCATTCTTCACGGCCGCATGGTCAAAAGAAGCTCATTTGGAGATATACCGGAGCATTGTAGATATCATTGACGAGGTTGATCCTTCTCTCATCGTGCTCGATCCATGGTTTCGGCCGGGCGTTGATGCTGCGCGAAGTTTGAACCGAAGACGTGCTTACGTTTCACCGAATGCACTGCTGGATGACCTGAGCGTGAGGCAGCCCCTTGGAGCACATTTTTGGAAATATCCTGGGTGA
- a CDS encoding uncharacterized protein (EggNog:ENOG41~TransMembrane:12 (o38-55i67-85o91-114i135-155o167-192i204-228o234-254i275-306o326-347i354-375o387-406i418-440o)) codes for MATTTTASAAPTSTVRVAPQGGILEGGNPSVYDPKNPITIFIIQISLIVILCHILHWPLSKIRQPRVIAEVIGGIILGPSVMGHIPGFRDAIFPAASIPNLTLVANLGLVLYLFMIGLETDVRFLLSNWRVATSVAFAGLALPFGVGCALAWGIYNAFRDDPGIKPISFSVYMLFVGIAVAITAFPVLCRILTELKLLDTPVGIITLSAGVANDVVGWILLALCVALVNAGKGITALWILLVAVGYIIFLVVAVKPGLRFTLRKTNNLENGPSQSAIALILLIALASAFFTGIIGIHPIFGGFAAGLIIPREHGFNIIVIEKLEDLIGSIFLPLYFTLSGLSTNLGLLDNGTTWGYVFATTFVALITKIVGASVAARLNGLVWRESFAIGVLMSCKGLVELIALNIGLQAQILSVRTFTIFVVMALLATFFTTPAVSYLYPPWYQKKIAAWKRGEIDWETGSPITQITVTPTADTDHKRVRRLLVYLRLDNMPALLNLLSLFGSSRALETSSASSGDSKGNYNEDVKAPVRAHGLRLLELTDRDSSVMTVAQVDEYSRHDPVVNIFRSVGQLHNISASGEVAIMPEDRFADTLVSRSSNMTSDLLLLPWTETGSMGDAQIVSSANVEDRLASSYMLFVKSVLRAPELNIGVLFTRSQDDVKRKNQGNEQARLRRQYSYDVSKRDFPTAPLVSRIHKIFFVYTGGRDDNLALSLVIQLLEREHVTATIVNVAEIAEKSSSANENVIDLVISKLSRDISSRIKVEKHSVAPTVEDLLNFADPAPNATELEVNKPTLVVLGRSGSVALEEGKLTDRPREDVQGCLGKLAAHFVASGVTTDLLVVQAKAGGASS; via the exons ATGGCGACCACGACGACAGCTTCGGCTGCGCCGACCTCGACCGTCCGAGTCGCGCCGCAAGGCGGTATCTTGGAGGGCGGGAACCCGTCGGTCTACGATCCCAAGAaccccatcaccatcttcatcatccag ATCTccctcatcgtcatcctctgCCACATCTTGCATTGGCCTCTGTCCAAGATCCGCCAGCCTCGGGTCATTGCCGAAGTCATTGGAGGCATCATCCTCGGCCCCTCTGTTATGGGCCACATCCCCGGATTTCGGGATGCCATTTTCCCCGCGGCTTCAATCCCCAACCTGACGCTTGTCGCGAACCTTGGTCTTGTCCTCTACTTGTTCATGATTGGCCTCGAGACGGATGTTCGATTCCTCCTGAGCAATTGGCGTGTTGCCACCTCCGTTGCCTTTGCCGGACTGGCACTGCCCTTTGGCGTTGGCTGCGCTCTCGCCTGGGGTATATACAACGCCTTTCGCGACGATCCCGGCATCAAACCAATTAGCTTCAGCGTCTACATGCTGTTTGTTGGTATCGCGGTTGCCATCACT GCGTTCCCCGTTCTTTGCCGTATCTTGACGGAACTCAAGCTGCTTGACACCCCGGTCGGTATCATTACTCTATCAGCCGGTGTTGCAAACGATGTCGTTG GGTGGATCTTGCTGGCACTTTGTGTTGCCCTCGTCAATGCCGGCAAGGGTATTACAGCGCTGTGGATCTtgcttgttgctgttggctaCATCATTTTCCTCGTAGTTGCTGTGAAACCTGGGCTTCGATTTACCTTGCGCAAGACAAACAACCTTGAGAATGGCCCTTCGCAAAGCGCCATTGCTCTCATTCTTCTCATTGCTCTCGCCTCCGCCTTCTTCACTGGAATCATCGGTATTCATCCCATCTTTGGAGGATTTGCCGCCGGACTAATCATTCCACGTGAGCACGGCTTCAACATCATTGTCATTGAGAAGCTCGAAGATCTCATTGGTTCCAtttttctgcctctttaCTTTACTCTCTCTGGTCTCAGTACAAACCTCGGTCTCCTCGACAACGGAACGACATGGGGATACGTATTTGCTACTACCTTTGTCGCTCTCATTACCAAAATCGTTGGCGCCTCCGTAGCGGCTCGACTTAATGGCTTGGTTTGGAGAGAATCGTTTGCCATTGGCGTCTTGATGAGTTGCAAGGGTCTCGTTGAACTTATTGCTCTG AATATTGGCCTTCAAGCCCAAATTCTCAGCGTTAGGACTTTcaccatcttcgtcgtcatggCTCTTCTTGCTACCTTCTTTACGACTCCTGCCGTCTCTTACCTGTATCCTCCTTGGTATCAGAAAAAGATTGCTGCCTGGAAGCGTGGCGAGATTGATTGGGAAACTGGTTCTCCAATTACCCAAATAACCGTGACCCCTACGGCTGATACAGATCATAAGAGGGTTAGGCGACTGCTCGTTTACCTTAGATTGGATAACATGCCTGCGCTACTCAACCTTCTTTCGTTATTCGGAAGCTCTCGCGCCTTGGAGACATCGAGCGCAAGCTCTGGAGACTCCAAGGGAAATTACAATGAAGATGTCAAAGCTCCTGTCCGAGCTCATGGGCTGCGACTCCTCGAACTAACAGATCGTGACTCGTCCGTCATGACGGTGGCCCAGGTTGATGAATACAGCAGACACGACCCTGTCGTCAATATTTTCCGCAGCGTTGGTCAGCTTCACAACATCTCAGCATCTGGCGAAGTTGCCATTATGCCAGAGGATCGTTTCGCTGATACTCTTGTCTCGCGCTCATCCAATATGACATctgatcttcttctcctgcctTGGACTGAGACCGGTAGCATGGGAGATGCTCAGATTGTTTCTTCAGCCAATGTCGAGGATCGGCTTGCGTCTAGCTACATGTTGTTTGTAAAGTCTGTCCTCCGTGCTCCCGAACTCAATATTGGCGTGCTCTTCACGCGAAGTCAAGACGACGTAAAGAGGAAGAACCAGGGAAATGAGCAAGCCAGGCTTCGCCGACAGTACTCTTACGACGTATCGAAACGCGACTTCCCCACTGCGCCCCTAGTTTCTCGCATTCACAAGATCTTCTTCGTCTATACCGGAGGACGCGATGACAATCTTGCTCTTAGCCTTGTCATCCAGCTCTTGGAACGCGAACACGTCACCGCAACCATTGTCAATGTCGCCGAGATTGCCGAGAAATCTTCATCAGCGAATGAAAATGTCATTGATTTGGTCATTAGCAAACTCTCCCGAGATATATCTTCCCGAATTAAGGTCGAGAAACACTCCGTCGCTCCTACTGTTGAAGATTTACTCAACTTCGCCGACCCAGCTCCCAACGCCACTGAATTAGAAGTCAACAAGCCGACACTAGTTGTTTTGGGCCGCAGCGGAAGCGTCGCATTGGAGGAAGGCAAACTTACAGATAGACCCAGAGAGGATGTTCAGGGCTGTTTGGGTAAGCTTGCTGCTCATTTTGTTGCCAGCGGAGTGACGACGGATCTGTTGGTCGTGCAGGCCAAGGCCGGCGGCGCTTCATCATGA